In one window of Streptomyces roseofulvus DNA:
- a CDS encoding sensor histidine kinase, with amino-acid sequence MQGRFKRDGAGSAQARKGRAEAPSEQEPRAGTDRGPATPHPTQQAPGPGGQGRNQGKAARPNGESGEGSARRSGPSAAPGEQNAAARGEKGATPTTPENAVGPRIALRNWRISTRLVALLTLPVVAATSLGGIRINESLQDMQQLDHMQLLTKLTREATALAQALQAERDLSAGPLANGRPTSDYQVANPRRRTDRSYDAFLDATRAIPNGEDDEALQSIRSNVSTIASQVIDLHNIRTNAYKKGVQHSVTVEAYSRLIRSLLSLSQDMAQATSNPEMIKRTRALAAFSSAKEYASIQQAIIAGALKASDKQQGSFQSGDRLYGEAALNGENNAFKSFTAIYEGTGGDATDLTDSLRSGNPTIVDAEKYAERVLKSEEAIKKDPRGYLNFTDEYETKIAAMARIENQLLGEMETMARELRQESQREAIINGALILLVLGVSLIGAFVVARSMIRSLRRLQDTATKVAQERLPELVKQLSESDPQDVDTSVESVGVHSRDEIGQVAAAFDDVHREAVRLAAEQALLRGNVNAMFTNLSRRSQGLIQRQLSLISELESREADPDQLSSLFKLDHLATRMRRNGENLLVLAGEEPGRRWTRPVPLVDVLRAAASEVEQYERIELAAVPATDVAGRVVNDLVHLLAELLENATSFSSPQTKVRVTGHALPDGRVLVEIHDTGIGLSPEDLAAINERLASPPTVDVSVSRRMGLFVVGRLSLRHGIRIQLRPSDSGGTTALVMLPVDVAQGGRKPAPKSGPGAQGASPQGGNAPGGRLPGGPGAPGGPGAGRPGLGGPSAPAGRLGAGPGAVRPQVGPAGGPRTALPARDGAPQAPQAPAPQQPQQPQPVDAQLEQTGRLPQLPQTPQPGPGAGLIGGAASAIPSRTDVWGGSPQAPQNQNPQAPQQPQAPQQQDPLGATNGFPRAELPGGNPQPQRPQGTSWGSDPAQQPVRRPQQDMTPLDAPRGHDDAETTGSFAAPGAPQGPGSTGQFARPDFGAPQAPQAPQAPQYQDPASTSQFARPDFGAPQQPQAPQGPGSTGQFPRPDFGAPQAPQQPQAPQYQERPQYGSQPFVPQAQQQPQAPQPPAPRQRTGNEFAPQQPGLPQAPQQPQAPQHRAPQAPEPRQPQLGRPRRPEALPPAPASGDGRTPLYDTLETNWFHQDQGQQQAPAQPAQQQRMPEVEQTMQTPVVQQPAPAGPRPAGGPAAGDGGRQQGAAGWRPSPNDDLVRQAERARKPSAGGVTTSGLPRRVPKANLVPGTAQEQAHTAGPQVSRAPDDVRGRLTNLRRGIQQGRQAGNSTTGSFHLGPNHQQER; translated from the coding sequence GTGCAGGGACGTTTCAAGAGGGATGGCGCGGGCTCCGCCCAGGCCCGCAAGGGCCGCGCGGAGGCTCCGTCGGAGCAGGAACCGCGTGCCGGGACCGATCGTGGTCCCGCGACCCCGCACCCCACCCAGCAGGCACCCGGTCCGGGCGGCCAGGGCAGGAACCAGGGCAAGGCCGCGCGGCCGAACGGCGAGTCGGGCGAAGGCTCCGCACGCCGCTCCGGCCCGTCCGCGGCGCCCGGTGAGCAGAACGCCGCGGCGCGCGGGGAGAAGGGCGCCACGCCCACGACCCCCGAGAACGCGGTCGGCCCCCGAATAGCCCTGCGCAACTGGCGCATCTCCACGCGCCTCGTGGCCCTGCTGACCCTCCCCGTGGTCGCGGCCACCAGCCTCGGCGGCATCCGCATCAACGAGTCGCTCCAGGACATGCAGCAGCTCGACCACATGCAGCTGCTCACCAAGCTGACCCGTGAGGCGACCGCGCTCGCCCAGGCCCTCCAGGCCGAGCGCGACCTCTCCGCCGGTCCGCTCGCCAACGGGCGGCCGACCAGCGACTACCAGGTCGCCAACCCCCGGCGCCGCACGGACCGTTCCTACGACGCCTTCCTCGACGCCACCCGGGCCATCCCGAACGGCGAGGACGACGAGGCGCTGCAGAGCATCCGCTCCAACGTCAGCACCATCGCCTCCCAGGTCATCGACCTCCACAACATCCGGACGAACGCCTACAAGAAGGGCGTTCAGCACTCCGTGACGGTGGAGGCGTACAGCCGTCTCATCCGCTCGCTGCTCAGCCTCTCCCAGGACATGGCGCAGGCGACCAGCAACCCGGAGATGATCAAGCGGACCCGCGCACTCGCCGCGTTCTCGTCCGCCAAGGAGTACGCCTCCATCCAGCAGGCGATCATCGCGGGCGCCCTGAAGGCCAGCGACAAGCAGCAGGGCAGCTTCCAGTCCGGTGACCGCCTCTACGGCGAGGCCGCGCTCAACGGCGAGAACAACGCCTTCAAGTCCTTCACCGCGATCTACGAGGGCACCGGCGGCGACGCCACCGACCTCACCGACTCGCTCCGCTCCGGCAACCCCACCATCGTGGACGCCGAGAAGTACGCCGAGCGGGTGCTGAAGTCCGAAGAGGCCATCAAGAAGGACCCGCGCGGCTACCTCAACTTCACCGACGAGTACGAGACCAAGATCGCGGCCATGGCCCGCATCGAGAACCAGCTCCTCGGCGAGATGGAGACGATGGCCCGTGAGCTGCGGCAGGAGTCGCAGCGCGAGGCCATCATCAACGGTGCGCTGATCCTCCTCGTCCTCGGCGTCTCGCTCATCGGCGCCTTCGTCGTGGCCCGGTCCATGATCCGCTCGCTGCGCCGGCTCCAGGACACCGCCACCAAGGTCGCCCAGGAACGCCTGCCCGAGCTGGTCAAGCAGCTCTCCGAGTCCGACCCGCAGGACGTCGACACCTCCGTCGAGTCCGTCGGTGTGCACTCCCGGGACGAGATCGGCCAGGTGGCCGCGGCCTTCGACGACGTGCACCGCGAGGCCGTCCGCCTCGCCGCCGAGCAGGCCCTCCTCCGGGGCAACGTCAACGCGATGTTCACCAACCTCTCGCGCCGTTCGCAGGGCCTCATCCAGCGCCAGCTCTCGCTCATCTCCGAGCTGGAGTCCCGCGAGGCCGACCCGGACCAGCTCTCCTCGCTCTTCAAGCTCGACCACCTCGCGACCCGTATGCGCCGGAACGGCGAGAACCTCCTCGTCCTCGCCGGCGAGGAGCCGGGCCGCCGCTGGACCCGCCCGGTCCCGCTGGTCGACGTGCTCCGTGCCGCCGCCTCCGAGGTGGAGCAGTACGAGCGCATCGAACTGGCCGCGGTCCCGGCGACCGACGTCGCCGGCCGGGTCGTCAACGACCTCGTGCACCTCCTCGCCGAGCTGCTGGAGAACGCCACCTCGTTCTCCTCCCCGCAGACCAAGGTCCGGGTCACCGGCCACGCGCTGCCCGACGGGCGCGTGCTGGTCGAGATCCACGACACCGGCATCGGCCTCTCCCCCGAGGACCTCGCGGCGATCAACGAGCGGCTCGCCTCGCCGCCCACCGTGGACGTCTCCGTCTCCCGCCGCATGGGCCTCTTCGTGGTCGGCCGCCTGTCCCTGCGACACGGCATCCGCATCCAGCTGCGCCCGTCCGACTCGGGCGGCACCACCGCGCTCGTCATGCTCCCGGTCGACGTCGCCCAGGGCGGCCGCAAGCCGGCCCCGAAGAGCGGTCCCGGCGCCCAGGGCGCGTCGCCGCAGGGCGGCAACGCCCCCGGCGGCCGTCTCCCCGGCGGCCCCGGCGCGCCCGGTGGTCCGGGTGCCGGACGTCCGGGCCTCGGCGGTCCCTCGGCTCCGGCCGGCCGCCTCGGCGCCGGCCCCGGTGCCGTGCGTCCGCAGGTCGGCCCGGCGGGCGGACCCCGCACCGCGCTGCCCGCCCGCGACGGCGCGCCGCAGGCCCCCCAGGCCCCGGCCCCGCAGCAGCCCCAGCAGCCCCAGCCGGTCGACGCCCAGCTGGAGCAGACCGGCCGGCTGCCGCAGCTCCCGCAGACGCCGCAGCCCGGCCCGGGTGCCGGTCTCATCGGCGGCGCGGCCAGCGCCATCCCGTCCCGCACCGACGTGTGGGGCGGCAGCCCGCAGGCTCCGCAGAACCAGAACCCGCAGGCCCCGCAGCAGCCGCAGGCCCCGCAGCAGCAGGACCCGCTGGGTGCCACGAACGGCTTCCCGCGCGCCGAGCTGCCCGGCGGCAACCCCCAGCCGCAGCGCCCGCAGGGCACCAGCTGGGGCAGCGACCCGGCCCAGCAGCCGGTCCGCCGCCCGCAGCAGGACATGACGCCGCTGGACGCCCCGCGCGGCCACGACGACGCCGAGACCACCGGCTCCTTCGCCGCGCCCGGCGCTCCGCAGGGCCCGGGCTCGACGGGCCAGTTCGCCCGCCCCGACTTCGGTGCCCCGCAGGCCCCCCAGGCGCCGCAGGCCCCGCAGTACCAGGACCCGGCGTCCACCTCGCAGTTCGCGCGCCCGGACTTCGGTGCCCCGCAGCAGCCGCAGGCGCCCCAGGGTCCCGGCTCCACGGGCCAGTTCCCGCGCCCCGACTTCGGTGCCCCGCAGGCCCCGCAGCAGCCGCAGGCCCCGCAGTACCAGGAGCGGCCGCAGTACGGCAGCCAGCCCTTCGTACCGCAGGCGCAGCAGCAGCCGCAGGCCCCGCAGCCGCCGGCCCCGCGCCAGCGCACCGGCAACGAGTTCGCGCCGCAGCAGCCGGGCCTCCCCCAGGCCCCGCAGCAGCCGCAGGCCCCGCAGCACCGGGCGCCGCAGGCCCCCGAGCCGCGGCAGCCGCAGCTCGGCCGGCCGCGCCGTCCGGAGGCCCTGCCGCCGGCGCCGGCCTCGGGCGACGGGCGCACTCCGCTGTACGACACGCTGGAGACCAACTGGTTCCACCAGGACCAGGGTCAGCAGCAGGCTCCGGCCCAGCCGGCGCAGCAGCAGCGGATGCCCGAGGTCGAGCAGACCATGCAGACCCCGGTCGTGCAGCAGCCCGCTCCGGCGGGTCCGCGGCCGGCCGGCGGTCCGGCCGCCGGTGACGGCGGCCGGCAGCAGGGCGCGGCCGGCTGGCGGCCCTCCCCCAACGACGATCTGGTGCGCCAGGCCGAGCGGGCGCGCAAGCCGTCCGCCGGCGGGGTCACCACCTCCGGTCTTCCGCGCCGTGTGCCGAAGGCCAACCTCGTACCCGGGACCGCCCAGGAGCAGGCCCACACGGCCGGCCCCCAGGTCTCGCGTGCACCCGACGACGTCCGTGGCCGGCTCACCAACCTGCGCCGCGGCATCCAGCAGGGCCGGCAGGCGGGCAACTCGACCACGGGTAGCTTCCACCTCGGCCCGAACCATCAGCAGGAGCGATAG
- a CDS encoding fumarylacetoacetate hydrolase family protein — MRIARFSIDGNVAFGAVEGEGTVESGGLVLDIIKGIPYTDFELSGTKVPLSKVRLLPPVLPNKVVAIGRNYAEHAKELGNEVPEVPVAFFKPTTSVIGPGDAVEFPSFSSELHHEAELAVVIGRMCREVPRERVKDVIFGYTCANDVTARDVQKREAQWARAKGFDTSCPLGPWVETDLDPSDLAIQATVNGEQRQLGRTSDMIRSIEDLVVHITEAMTLLPGDVILTGTPAGVGPLTVGDEVAVTIEGIGTLTNRVIKRG, encoded by the coding sequence GTGCGCATCGCCAGATTCTCCATCGACGGCAATGTCGCCTTCGGCGCGGTCGAGGGCGAGGGGACCGTCGAGTCCGGCGGCCTCGTCCTCGACATCATCAAGGGCATCCCGTACACCGACTTCGAGCTCAGCGGCACCAAGGTCCCGCTGAGCAAGGTACGGCTCCTGCCGCCGGTGCTCCCCAACAAGGTCGTGGCCATCGGCCGCAACTACGCGGAGCACGCCAAGGAGCTCGGCAACGAGGTCCCGGAGGTCCCGGTCGCGTTCTTCAAGCCGACCACCTCCGTCATCGGCCCCGGTGACGCCGTCGAGTTCCCCTCCTTCTCCAGCGAGCTGCACCACGAGGCCGAACTGGCCGTGGTGATCGGCCGCATGTGCCGCGAGGTGCCCCGGGAGCGCGTCAAGGACGTGATCTTCGGCTACACCTGCGCCAACGACGTGACCGCCCGCGACGTGCAGAAGCGCGAGGCCCAGTGGGCCCGCGCCAAGGGCTTCGACACGAGCTGTCCGCTGGGCCCCTGGGTGGAGACCGACCTCGACCCGAGCGACCTCGCCATCCAGGCCACGGTCAACGGCGAACAACGCCAGCTCGGTCGGACGAGCGACATGATCCGCTCCATCGAGGACCTGGTCGTCCACATCACCGAGGCCATGACGCTGCTCCCCGGCGACGTCATCCTCACCGGCACCCCCGCCGGGGTCGGCCCCCTCACCGTCGGCGACGAGGTCGCCGTCACCATCGAAGGCATCGGCACTCTCACCAACAGGGTGATCAAGCGTGGCTAA
- the gltX gene encoding glutamate--tRNA ligase, with protein MANAIRVRFCPSPTGNPHVGLVRTALFNWAFARHNQGTMVFRIEDTDAARDSEESYEQLLDSLKWLGLDWDEGPEIGGPHAPYRQSQRMDIYKDVADKLLAGGYAYRCYCTTTELDDRREAARAAGKPSGYDGHCRELSAEQIAQYEAEGREPIVRFRMPDEAITFTDLVRGELTFTPENVPDYGILRANGAPLYTLVNPVDDALMEITHVLRGEDLLSSTPRQIALYKALIELGVAKEIPAFGHLPYVMGEGNKKLSKRDPQASLNLYRERGFLPEGLLNYLSLLGWSFSADQDIFTIPEMVAKFDIADVNANPARFDLKKAESINADHIRMLDVKAFTEACEPWLQAPHAPWAPEDFDRTAWERIAPHAQTRLTVLSEITANVDFLFLAEPVFDQPSWDKAMKGEPAALLTTAREKLESADWTDPESLKNAVLAAGEAHGLKLGKAQAPVRVAVTGRTVGLPLFESLEILGKEKTLARVDAALAKLAA; from the coding sequence GTGGCTAACGCGATCCGCGTCCGTTTCTGTCCGTCCCCGACCGGCAACCCCCATGTGGGCCTGGTCCGCACCGCCCTCTTCAACTGGGCCTTCGCCCGGCACAACCAGGGCACCATGGTCTTCCGCATCGAGGACACCGACGCGGCCCGCGACTCCGAGGAGTCCTACGAGCAGCTCCTCGACTCCCTGAAGTGGCTCGGCCTCGACTGGGACGAGGGCCCCGAGATCGGCGGCCCGCACGCCCCGTACCGCCAGTCGCAGCGGATGGACATCTACAAGGACGTCGCCGACAAGCTGCTCGCCGGCGGGTACGCGTACCGCTGCTACTGCACCACCACCGAGCTCGACGACCGCCGCGAGGCCGCCCGCGCCGCCGGCAAGCCCTCCGGCTACGACGGCCACTGCCGCGAGCTCTCCGCCGAGCAGATCGCGCAGTACGAGGCCGAGGGCCGCGAGCCGATCGTCCGCTTCCGGATGCCCGACGAGGCCATCACCTTCACCGACCTGGTCCGCGGCGAGCTCACCTTCACCCCGGAGAACGTGCCGGACTACGGCATCCTCCGGGCCAACGGCGCCCCGCTCTACACCCTGGTCAACCCGGTCGACGACGCCCTGATGGAGATCACCCACGTCCTGCGCGGCGAGGACCTGCTCTCCTCCACCCCCCGCCAGATCGCCCTCTACAAGGCGCTGATCGAGCTGGGCGTCGCCAAGGAGATCCCCGCCTTCGGCCACCTGCCGTACGTGATGGGCGAGGGCAACAAGAAGCTCTCCAAGCGCGACCCGCAGGCCTCCCTCAACCTCTACCGGGAGCGCGGCTTCCTCCCCGAGGGCCTGCTGAACTACCTGTCCCTCCTCGGCTGGTCCTTCTCGGCCGACCAGGACATCTTCACCATCCCCGAGATGGTGGCGAAGTTCGACATCGCCGACGTCAACGCCAACCCGGCCCGCTTCGACCTGAAGAAGGCCGAGTCCATCAACGCCGACCACATCCGCATGCTGGACGTGAAGGCGTTCACCGAGGCGTGCGAGCCCTGGCTCCAGGCCCCGCACGCTCCCTGGGCGCCCGAGGACTTCGACCGCACGGCCTGGGAGCGGATCGCCCCGCACGCCCAGACCCGTCTGACCGTCCTCTCCGAGATCACGGCCAACGTCGACTTCCTCTTCCTGGCCGAGCCCGTCTTCGACCAGCCCTCCTGGGACAAGGCGATGAAGGGCGAGCCCGCGGCCCTGCTCACCACCGCCCGCGAGAAGCTGGAGTCGGCCGACTGGACCGACCCCGAGTCGCTCAAGAACGCGGTCCTGGCCGCCGGCGAGGCCCACGGCCTCAAGCTCGGCAAGGCCCAGGCCCCGGTCCGCGTCGCCGTCACCGGCCGCACCGTCGGCCTGCCGCTCTTCGAGTCCCTGGAGATCCTGGGCAAGGAGAAGACCCTGGCCCGCGTCGACGCGGCCCTGGCGAAGCTCGCCGCGTAA
- a CDS encoding HAD family hydrolase — protein sequence MTIRAVLWDVDDTIFDYAAADRAGMRAHLAAEGLDGLYGTVEAALGRWKELTELYWRLYEDGTGGTWQDQRRHRVRAFLDRPALTDPEADAWFGRYVAHYEAAWELFPDALPVLDLLAADYRQAVLSNSSIHAQEPKLRALGVRDRFEAVLCAAELGSAKPAAEAFHAACAALGLAPQEVAYVGDRPDIDALGAQEAGLHGIWLDRAGAGERPGLRRITDLHQLPALLRGDTRFGAPTTFG from the coding sequence ATGACCATCCGGGCCGTCCTCTGGGACGTGGACGACACGATCTTCGACTACGCGGCAGCCGACCGCGCCGGGATGCGCGCCCACCTCGCCGCCGAGGGCCTGGACGGCCTGTACGGCACCGTCGAGGCCGCCCTGGGCCGCTGGAAGGAGCTCACCGAGCTGTACTGGCGGCTCTACGAGGACGGCACCGGCGGGACCTGGCAGGACCAGCGGCGCCACCGCGTCCGCGCCTTCCTGGACCGCCCCGCCCTGACCGACCCCGAGGCCGACGCCTGGTTCGGCCGGTACGTGGCCCACTACGAGGCCGCCTGGGAGCTGTTCCCCGACGCCCTGCCCGTCCTCGACCTGCTGGCCGCCGACTACCGGCAGGCCGTCCTGTCGAACTCCAGCATCCACGCCCAGGAGCCCAAGCTGCGCGCCCTCGGCGTCCGGGACCGCTTCGAGGCCGTCCTCTGCGCCGCCGAGCTGGGCAGCGCCAAACCGGCCGCCGAGGCCTTCCACGCGGCCTGCGCCGCCCTGGGCCTCGCTCCGCAGGAGGTGGCGTACGTGGGGGACCGCCCCGACATCGACGCGCTCGGCGCCCAGGAGGCGGGGCTCCACGGCATCTGGCTGGATCGCGCCGGCGCCGGCGAGCGGCCGGGCCTGCGGCGCATCACCGACCTGCACCAGCTCCCCGCGCTGCTCCGCGGGGATACCCGTTTTGGAGCACCGACCACCTTCGGGTAA
- the ndgR gene encoding IclR family transcriptional regulator NdgR — protein sequence MDNSSGVGVLDKAALVLSALESGPATLAGLVAATGLARPTAHRLAVALEHHRMVARDMQGRFILGPRLAELAAAAGEDRLLATAGPVLTHLRDVTGESAQLYRRQGDMRICVAAAERLSGLRDTVPVGSTLTMKAGSSAQILMAWEEPERLHRGLQGARFTATALSGVRRRGWAQSIGEREPGVASVSAPVRGPSNRVVAAVSVSGPIERLTRHPGRMHAQAVIDAAARLSEALRRNG from the coding sequence ATGGACAACTCTAGCGGCGTAGGCGTTCTCGACAAGGCAGCCCTTGTCCTGAGCGCCCTGGAGTCCGGTCCGGCCACCCTCGCAGGACTGGTCGCGGCGACGGGACTCGCACGACCCACGGCCCACCGACTGGCCGTGGCATTGGAACACCACCGGATGGTGGCCCGCGACATGCAGGGCCGTTTCATCCTGGGCCCGCGGCTGGCCGAGCTGGCCGCCGCGGCGGGTGAGGACCGCCTCCTGGCGACGGCCGGGCCGGTGCTGACGCACCTGCGCGACGTCACCGGGGAGAGCGCGCAGCTCTACCGGCGCCAGGGCGACATGCGGATCTGCGTGGCGGCGGCCGAGCGACTGTCCGGTCTGCGGGACACGGTCCCGGTGGGCTCGACGCTCACGATGAAGGCCGGCTCGTCGGCGCAGATCCTGATGGCCTGGGAGGAGCCCGAGCGGCTGCACCGCGGCCTCCAGGGCGCCCGCTTCACGGCGACGGCCCTGTCGGGCGTACGGCGCCGCGGCTGGGCCCAGTCGATCGGTGAGCGGGAGCCGGGCGTCGCGTCCGTCTCCGCGCCCGTCAGGGGCCCGTCGAACCGCGTGGTGGCCGCCGTGTCGGTCTCGGGTCCGATCGAGCGCCTGACGCGCCACCCGGGCCGCATGCACGCCCAGGCGGTCATCGACGCCGCCGCCCGCCTCTCCGAGGCCCTCCGCCGCAACGGCTGA